From the genome of Solanum lycopersicum chromosome 12, SLM_r2.1:
aatatataattcttcttagtcatcattttatcatcgTTATGGTGCATTggctcaaactcaatgtcttacccatataaggcgtgttacgccataattctatgggacttgaacccaatcacggGGCATCAGAACTCTAATTGATGTCCTACCCTTTCGGTGCGATAGAACTTGcatctatcgtcttatcctctaatatttttcattatggtgcatccggactttaacctgatgtcttaaccttttggtgcgatgaaacttgaatccatcgtcttaccttaaccaacggtataattgaccgaagtacaacatgatttattcgttgagtctttcaaaacaatcaaaataatattcaaactcatgctattaaatttttataccttcttccatttaagaagttttgtatagcatgtcatattcaatcaatagtagtatatgtttaattttatgcatataatactttgatcttcataacgagatcaaccaaaatatgagctaaagaaaaacaagaactcACTCTCAATTGgatagagactcgtgctgataacgtgttataaaatcaagctcataagaatataatcataaagagaagaagataagagaagtagatagaagaaggggaattttcttcttattcaagtgtatgttAGTTTCATATGTCTAtcttacaatagtgaatgaacaaccctatttatagagtgagaaatcattCCAAAAGTCACcgtattaagtatcataataaatagatacattcttatccaaaaaagttcatgaaacctagtgaatatggatgattgttcatgtaccaactttatggactatccactcatttcaatggatttataacagtAAAaggttttttaataaaaatattttaggtgtttgaataaaattattcaaatcttAATATTATTAGATAAAGTTTCTTATGCAACAAGATCTGAAGTGATTTATTGCATACACATGGATAACTTATTAACTCGTGATAACTCTAGTAACATTATTAGTATCAGATTACATACTACACAGTAAatacaaattgaaaaaattaagaccCCCTGTTAGAAGTTAGCTTTAGCctactaattttattaaatcaCACTTGATCTAGTGTTTTGGAGGTTAGCcactttttaaatgtcttttacatatattaagttttaaattattgtaatttatagtatctttttaaaataatttccaaATATATAAATGTTACTTTTCATGGTTCAATTTATGCGGCAATGTTAGATTTTTTAGAGTCCGTTAattctttttatgtatttttatttttataattattaattattgtaatttataatagtttttatgttattttttaataatatatatttatcatctaactcattttatattgtatcaatagaatttcaagagtcaatcaaatttttttaataacattttgaTATTAacattgttaattattataatttatagtattatttatataattttttaaaaaaacataaattttttatattcattattttttcactctaatcaaaaaaaaaattaagcaacAAACAAAGTAATTCATGTTTTAAATTGGGATCCATGTGTATTACAACTATTAGTAACAAATAGAGtaaaaaaggagaaagagaaTGATCCGCTGCTTGGTAAATTGGGACCAATATTTTGGCTGCGAACGGAAAGTGTTGGTCATATTAAGAAAGTGCAGTTCTAAAACAATGAAGTACAACTTATTTAAAGcatgaaattaagaaaatgttAAGAAAGTATCCATATTGTCAGTGGTTAGGGAAGCAAGCATGCTACTACTTCCCTAGACTCTTCTATATAGTTGtaaaagtaatttaattattttttaaattaaattttagctAAAATCTTAATTCACGTATTGCAATTTGATGATTGTTTTTAATAGGTTCAATGTATTataacaaaatctataatttatttatgattgaaGAAATCCCACCTTTTAGTTTACTTATTACTATTATTCCttataagttttataaatttctaaaatctCTCATTTTTCTGTTAAGTCAAAATTGTCATTAACGTATCCGAAGAAGTATgaggctttttttttttgggctcATTCAAAATTCATGGACATGATTAATTGGATCAACTTAAAGCCCATAATATAAAAGTATTAACAAGACCAATTTTAATGACCCAATAATAACTTGGTTAGGCCAAGATGGACATTGGAGAACGTTGATTGACAATCtaagaaaggaaaaattacataaaataatacattttaaaaaataactattgattttagtaatattttttgtttattatcatttatagcaatgctttgttaaatctgtaatatgtattaaaagtgaattatgtatgcaatatatatgaattacaATTGGTTTTTGAAATGtatcatgtttgtttggtaaaatatTGTCACAtcgtattataagtgtattaaaatgtgtgataaatgtattatttatcattaaaatttgtattatatgtgaataataaattgttcttttgtaatatgtattaaacttgtattataaataaattaaaaataaataagtaaaaaaacatattattagtataaatgataaatattttttgttatagtatatttatgtaagtttcctaTCTAAGAATTAGGATTAACAATATTGTATGGGAGTAAGGACTTCACGAAGAGTGAATCATAGTCCAACACCCACTTCATTCATTTGTTAATACTTAGAATTAAAAGTATGGTGATTTTTTTCCATAGTATCACAACGAATATATGGTTTTGAATTCTTTGATGGCGATAGCATTAGGGATGACAATGGGATGAGGTAGATGCGAGGTGGTGGATCTAAGGCTATGTGGAGTGAGCTGAATTTAAGGTTGCGCGGATTGAAGTGgggttttttaaaattaatgtcgGGCAAGATAGGTTGCgattatatatgattttatgtggGTTTAAACTCAATTTTACGTTTTACATATTACAAGAGTGATAGAACATCATTTATCAAGATAATTTCATTAAAGctattaaaatattcaagataatAAATGGAAATAGTTCAatgaaaataatacaatttcttatatgtttcccaattgactctaaaaaataaaattttaagtcacTATCCTATTGAATTAATAcaacttaatgaaaaaaaaaattatttttatcaattttatttttaatatcaaacacaactagaaaaaattactaaatgaattatgtgaGCGGGGTGGAGCaggttgaaaatgaaaaaaaatgttatacagAGCGaagcaaattaaaatttttgcgGGTTAAGCTCAAGCAGCACCGCTCCCACCCTACATCACCCCCGTTTCCATCCCTAGATAATGTTAAACATGCTCTTAAATTTAAACGATTCAATGAGTATTGAATGATATACGTTTTAGATtagattataataatttttatgccTAAATTCCTACAAACTTAACAAGAATCAAATATTATTCTAATTAATGCAATCAATATataaagaaactttttttttttttgtaaattatagATTGATCctaaataatattatagttGAGTAATAAGTGATTAAAgtggaaaagaagaagaagaaaatactaGGTGATTCTTTTCATCTATCTTATCCTTGATTAGAGCCGTCAATATAGGCTAGGCCTGTTGGATTGCTTTAGCCTAACTCGGGATTTAATAGGGCTGACTACGATTTTTAGAATCCATTTgagaaaaatgactttttagCCCGGCCTGAATAAATCTCCTAATTTGTGGGACTCGAGAAATATTGATAGGGCCGGCTCGtgggccaataaaaattaattaaaaaatataatataatattaaaatttaaaattaaagagaattcaaactcaaaacaattaggtttatatttctatttagatatttatatttttacttgaaaaaaacttaataaatatttataaagataattttatttgtggatttaattgaaaagtagtaacattaacatcatctaatattgttttgttttaaattataatttaataattctaaaaaataatataattttttaaaaagtggacTGACCCGGCAAACCTGTAGCTCACTTACTTGTGGGTTGGGCTGGCCATTTTTTGGCGCACACAAAAAATGAGCTAGCCCGGCCTGACCCGTAAAATGTCGAAGCCTGTATGGGTTAGCCCGGATGGGGTGGCTAACCCATATTGACAGTTCTATCCTTGATAAACAATATTATCTGATACGTATTGTTTACGAGAGATAACTACTCACTTTGTCTttaattacttgtccatttttcttttttaaattgttcCTAATTACTTATCCATTTTGActaacaaaaaaagaacaaaatattcttACCTATTATAgcatcattaattattttgaaaaatatagaactttttgaaaatcttaattttttaatttatctactttataattaataaaagtaaaatattaaatttattattcaagaTAATACTCCCTTGAGTAATTGACTTTAATAGATtcgttaattttaaaatagacaaataattaaaaaatgaaaagtaatatTTCGTGAAATCAATCGAGGTGCCAAAGTTAATAACAGAAACTAGAGGAGGCAAGTTGCTCAAAGGAATAATGTTATACCTCTCCAATTGGCTTATTCCTTCATTCAAATACCTAAAAAACCCCtcaaatctcatattcacaCTCTTTAACAAagagaataaaatagtaaaacatCACTACTTTTATTCCTACTccaataatacaaataaaaaaaaattagtataaattttGGCACTATCCATCAAAATTCCAACGCCACTTCACAAAAAAAAGCTTATTTGGGTTAGGAGAGAGAGTTTTCATCAACAGATCCAAACTCTTAACCCTAAAAATCAACCATGTCTTCCAAGCAAggtaaagatttgattttttttcgtTGTATAACAAATCCTATATAGTTTttgaaagatttgatttttttttgaaaaaaatttgttgttttattgTAGAGTTATGTTGGTATTGATATAATTTGtcaaaagatttgatttttttgtggttATAGTTGACCTAATTGATTTGGggattgatttttttcaaaagggTGTAAGAAAAGCTATAAGAAGTATATTGATTTTTGGTTTTGTTGAATAGGTGGAAAAGCAAAGCCTTTGAAGGCACCAAAGACTGAAAAGAAGGAGTATGATGAGGTAATTTGATGAAATATCTTGTTTTTGTGATAATTTTACCTGATGTTTGTTTGTATAGATTCTTCTGTTATTTTGTAGATCTTGCGTTTTAATTACAATTCgtatattcaatatattaacaacaaacaATATATCTGGTGCAATCTCACAAGTGGGGGTGGGCGGGTTTGGGGAGGGTAGGATGTACGCAAACCTTATCCTATCTTTGTGGGGTCGATACGTTGTTGCTAATAGACAATTTTTGTTTCGATGGTGATTTGGCCTTTTGTTTGGTTAGATATAGTCTGTATTTGTGGGTGATGAATTGCGCGTGCGTGTCAGCTGAATTTTCTGTTCCTTTTCTGGGGTAAGTGATCAGAATAATTTTCTTGATGACAAAAACCAGCACTAATATACTGCTGGACAATTTTAACTGAAAGGAAGACAAACTGTCGGTCTtcgaattgttatagttatgcCTTAGCCCTATAGATAGCAAGAGGGAGGTTGGTTAGGGATACAGTCTGCACAAGAAACATGCTGTTAGACTGTAGGTATATTTTGTATCTGCATTAAAAAAAGGTTATTATTAGCTTGGGGAAGCACTtcgaaaattgaaaataaatgaggAGGAAAGGTaacatcaaaggaaaaaaatagcAACAAAATCATGGGGAATTTGTGTGaggtttttgttgttttcagTAGGACTGCGATGCTTTTTTGTTGATGTGGGTGTGGGGTAGGGTGAGCGGAATAGGAGATTCATATAGGTTGACCTAACTGATTTGGAATTGAGTCGTAGTTAATTGATGGGTGCAGAGCAGGGTGGATATGTCACAGTTCTATCAACGCTCCATATACCGTCAGTGACATATCTAGATCAGTGAAGCTAATAGACTAGATTGTTATGCAATTTCTTTGGCTATTTTGAGGAATATATCTTTAGATGGTCACACATTCAGAAATTCTCTATTTGTTGCAACAAACTTTGGTATCGAAGTTATTATGAATAAGGGAGAACGGGTGACTAATAATGAAACCTTTGTTTTGGATTATGCTTCATGCTCAGAATTTGGTATCCACTAGATTAATTCAGTCTCTGGCTCATGAGCCTTACATGTGATATTTGCTGCTGGCTCTAACTTGTACGCGTTTGATTTATCTGTAGAATGACAAGGCTTTTCTTgcaaagaagaaggaagaagaaaaggtAAATCATCTTCTTGTTATTGCAGCTTGTTATAGGACCAATCATTATGACTCAAATTAACTCATCTTTGTGACGTTGCAGGCCCTGAAGGAGCTCAAGGCAAAGGCTCAGAAAGGGTCCATTGGCGGTACTGGCTTGAAAAAGAGCGGAAAGAAGTGAGGATGTGATATTCTTCCTCCTAGTATTAAAAAGCCCTTATCCATGGCTTGGTTTGGTGTTGTTCTAAGTTCAAATAGTGTTACGTTTTTGTTAACTTTTGGGATGTTTCTCTGTTGACTGAATGAATTAGGACCGGGGCACTTGCTCCTTTCCAATATATACTGACCTGTATTGTGGTGCCTTTGACTATCAATAATTCTATATTGGCGTTAATTtttgtgtgatgtgttgatgaACTCACTATAATCGATGTGAATTCCAACCTCCCTGTTCTATGTTTGACAAATTTTGTGCATGTCTTAAATTCTGAGATGAAATGGTCTGGCGGTGGTGTCTATCTTTCGCGTTGTTTATCATTCCGAGTTGATTGACAGCTACAGTTGTGTCCTTATTAAGCTGCATGAGGTGTTTTTGTCTATTTCTACCTCTCCTCAGACCACACCATGGCGAAAAACGAACACGAATTTGTAACTTATTGCCATGCATTACAAATTACAGGAACCAAATCCATCACATACCAACTtctttttggaaataaaatcaaaatcactcCAGAAAAACACTACTTACACAAAACATAAGGCTTATATGCACAGATTTTATCAAACCCCATACACTGCCCCTCCTTGATCCTCTTAATCGCGTCTGCTATGCTTTACACCACCTGTAACCAAATACGTGAGGACAATACAATGAAATCAGTCACACAACCAGTTAAGGAATGTCCATTGCTACGCGATATTATAGCTCAATATATGTAAACAAATGAAAAGAGAAGGAACTTGCCTAATGAGACTGTGCCAACAAAGATTGTGAAGGACAAAATAAAGATGCTCTATTAACTATTTTATGTCTGACAATGCTTCTTACCAAGGCAGCAACAGTGGTCACAGCAACGAAATACAGTGATAGAATATATGATTGCTCAAATCAACGATAAAAACCTATGAAGATCTTCAAGTTGTGTCCTTCCTTACCTATGGTACTGGAAAGTGTCCTAGTAAGTATTGCTGTATGACAGACATGGAAGAGGAGAATATCATCATAAAAGTTAGCAGTGGTGATAGAAACCTGCATTTGCAATGTGTCAATAGTTGCAACTTGGAAGTCGAAATAACTGATCTTTCTAGAACAACTAGTGATCAGGGGAAACGAAAGATGCACCCTAGGCAAAATCCCTAGATGTAGAAACAATGGAACCAAAAAgaatctgtcacgacccaaaacgagccgcgagtggcactcacacttatcctactatgtgagcgaaccaaccaatctgaacTCCAACATTtcgaacataataaatagaaaacaatgcggaagacttaaaactcattaacaaaatcaataatcaacttctaaaactcaaaacttatcattatccccaaaatctagaagtcatcatcacaagatcatctatcctcaaattactaagactaaaagtatctaagaaactaaacataaataaacagctagtccatgccagaacttcaaggcatcaagacgtgaagaagaagaatccagtccaagctagaaacaatagctcaccctgaaatctgacggaaagaagactggctagagttgcggttgagttgaagacaacggtacgtttgctgcactccacaattaacaaaaagaaaaacatacaagtaggggtcagtacaaaacacgagtactgagtagatatcatcggccaactcaaaatagaaaatagtatatatcagataatatcataaaatcaactatattactcaacaggtagcaacaacaagtacaagaatcattgataataacgcaaagtacacccatgaggacgcaagcctccataccatactcatttgggaaataggttcattaaatctgagtatattagcaaaattcaagattcaatctctttactatcctggtgtcggaacgtgacacttcgatcccctaataccacgtgtcggttcgtgacacccgatcctcctaatactatgtgtcggttcgtgacacccgatccccctaatactacgtgtcggttcgtgacacccgatccccctattgctacgtgtcggttcgtgacacccgatccctctaatactacgtgtcggttcgtgacagccgatccattaatactacgtgttggttcgtgacacccgatcccctaaccccattcttttagttcatcaagccttcttttattccaaggcatcatcattaacgaagagggttttaggtttaagcttcacaaccttatttttccaacccattacaattacataatcacatcatgcaagcatacaattaagcatatagaagggttttcaatactacccaatacatatcattcgctattaggagtttactatgaaatagtataaaaaccataacctacctccaccgaagaattcgaaTCAAGTATCTACTtttcaatgctttgctttcttcttcgttctctcctcttgatcgatcgtttctccctctctctgttctttctatttttcttattcaaaccctttttttcttttaccctaattagcatataattaagtataaaagatgacaaaagtaacccactaattaattcaaggttatctcctttaagcctcaagtaattgaattattactattacccactaactttataattataagcaggaatagtccaaaacgccccttaaacatttaacagaaatccgacccaggcaGGGTTACGCAGGctgtgacggcctgtcgtgcctgcgacggtccgtcctgctgcttccgtcacaaagttcagagagtcgattttatttaagactctgtgacggtccgtcgtgcttacgacggtccgtcctgccatttcgtcgcgaagttcagagagtcgatctcagtacccaaattttagaattctaagtgttttggaacgacacaccctcgacagtccgtcgtgcctgtgacggtccgtcgtgggatccgtcgactcataCAATTATTACCAGAATTACTccactgctcaaaacgactaaacaggtcgttacagaatcCTTCATGAAGACCTAAAAGACCACCAAGCTAAAAAGCCACAGCAACAGTAAAGAATCAACGGATGCACTTTCCAGGTTATCACTTCTTCGCCACTTGACATGACCACCCCGTTTCCCATATACACGGATATTACATCTTTTCCACTTGACATAACCACCCTCTTCCGTTATACAAGCAAACTGCTTCATATGCACAAACTCCGACAGCAACAGGGACCTGAAAAGTTGAAAACGAATATTCTTGAATATGAAGAAGCTAATACCAAGCAGGAACAGGACAGTATAGTTTACATTTCAAACAATAAGTACCTGTAAGAGGTTTAAGATCCAATATGTCGTTGAACAAGTTGATGTCTATGTCTgtacaaaaaaaatgttacataGCTTCTAGTTAGAAAGTTAATAGTGCAGAAGGTGGTCCTGAAAATGTAAAGGTATTATAAACAGACAAgcaatttaaagaaataaaccTTAGCGATATGCAGAACGAGGAAAATGACCCACACAACAATAGAGAAAGGCACATCAACTTCAAAATAACTTGAGGTAATGcttgtttatgaaaaattatacatttaccATATAGGTAGTCAAGTAAATTGATAGCGACAAATATGAAAGTGATCACCTCTTCATTTCTAATTCTTGGACCTCTAGGTAGAAGTTTGTACATAATATCTTCAGCACCAGCATCTGTTGCAGTTTTACGTTCATTTTCGTCTTCTTATTCTTCATATGGTTCTATGTTCCAATACTGTAACacctcaaaaaaaaaaggacttgTAAGGAAGGGTTCAAGAACGGTGAAAGAGTCCACGGTTAGTGAACCATCCTTGAACTCATGAAAGTATGAAGATATGTAttgatgaaaatgttttaagatTAATTGCTTTGAGAGTGAAGCATCCATGTTGTttttgtgaaaggatttctcacatACACATGAAAGTAAGACTGTAAAAGGATTTTCGGTTCTTAAGGTTGAAAGACTTTCTCACCTAAAATGAACCAATGTTAAGGAGCTATTCTAATGGTGAGGCAAGAGGTGATTACCCATGACCTCCAATGATAAGACAAGAGGCGATTACTCATGCCTCATGAATGTTAAGAAAATATAAGACTAATCAAGATTCCGTGGGATTTATGCTTAGGACCGAGTGGATAAGTGGCGATTAACCatgttccataaactatgtgccACCATAGGTTGTCTAGATAAACATTAGCTACTGAATCCACGTAAGCTAGAAGTTCATGGTAATTCTTGCCTTGGTAAGCAGGAACACCTCTTTTCTGTGTGGGGTAGacatcggattccatgtcttagctcacatggtctctgTGTCGATAAAAGGTAAATCTCCCTTAATAATGAACTAAGGTTACTTTAAGCTCACAAGTGTTTAAACACGATGTTTATTTGCATTGACCATGATTATGCTacatattttcatattcttaCCTTATGTTTAACTTGGTCTTTGCATACCATAAAAATATTCGTTAAGCCTGATTTACATAACTTTTAGCATTGGTATCATATTAGGTACATATTTGTACTAACGCATACTCTTGACTACATTTTCCCCAAATGTAGGGCGTGTTGAATCTTCTGCCTCCACTCGTGGCTAGTAGCTATACTTGGTGCATTCGAAgacttggtgagtcctcattgttTGAGGACGACTATCATTTTGTTgctttatgtattttctttatcAGAGACTATATGTGATGTACGGGTTACATCCTGATCACTCTTGATGTATTAGATGGCTTTGAGACTATATAGACTGCTACTTTTATTTCATGAAACTCTTTGATATGAATTGTCTTTTAAATTCTCTCGAATTTCTATTATCTTGCTTAGTGTATGCTAAGTGGCTTGTGTAGGATCTCTCGGGGTTCTATACGCCATGTTATGCCTAGGCTGTaccttgggtcgtgacaaatactCACTGGGATGAAAAACACAATTTCTAATGCACATTACAATTTAGAAAGAAGGTTCAAAGAGATTAACCTTATGCATgctgtttttttctttccattCCTCAACACCCTTGAAGAATGACCTAGTTGATGTAACTACAAGTCCCTTAAATCAATCAGAAAAACTATATCGATAATATGGGTAGGAATCACAGCTGAATCATCATTACCTATGATAAGAATGATCAACATAACTATAATCATCCACTCAGCAAAAAATAACGTTAAGAGCAACACCAATACTGATCCCTAGTAACAGCATTGGTGTTAAAAGAAGTGCTAGATCAGAATCGGTGACGGGATGGTCAAGTATTGGATAGCAACACAGCTTCCCCTGATATACCTGTTATTATACCTGACAAAGAAAACAGAATACAACAACAACGATAACATACACAGTGAAGTGAAACAAGAAGCATTAGCACAAGAAATCATGTAGCATAGATTCTTACATATTGAAATTGCAGTTCATGTTTTTGGATCAAATCCAATGATCAAAATAAGCATGGGAACAAAGATACCATTTCCCCTATCATCTCCAAAACTCCCAAAGACGACAGTAAAATATCCGATGTCAGAGCCAACAATTACTCTCCACCCAAATTCCAAGTCCTGAAATACACATCACACTTGAGTAATAACATCTACAACAATATCACATAAACGGCTAAACCTTCAAGTcatcaattaaacaaaataatccTAACGAAAGAAGTTGATGTTTACGTGTACTTACAGGCCAAAAATGTTGGTAATGCATTTTAGCCTTGTGAAGCAGAAGCTTAAATAGTCCTGATTCAAAATCATCACTTGTTCCATCATTTGCTATTCGCTCAGCAGACGCGAATAATGCAAAAGCTAGAACAATCACTCCAACTACATATCCTGTCAAAGCCTTCCCTATTTCAGCCATCAATTGGTATATTTATAAACCAGCAGCACCCTTTTGAGGCAATCAAGATAAGAACATCATTGACCAAAACAGCAAGTAGAGAACAAGAAATGATAGATCATTACAATTAACCAACTAACTATTTAAAAAG
Proteins encoded in this window:
- the LOC112940445 gene encoding sulfite exporter TauE/SafE family protein 3-like, coding for MAEIGKALTGYVVGVIVLAFALFASAERIANDGTSDDFESGLFKLLLHKAKMHYQHFWPDLEFGWRVIVGSDIGYFTVVFGSFGDDRGNGIFVPMLILIIGFDPKT